A section of the Streptomyces sp. V3I8 genome encodes:
- a CDS encoding MFS transporter — MRNRTAGDAAAARTPGRTSRLVPPTGPRRVLALAQLSNSVGDGAFFVTSALYFTHVVGLAPTRVGLGLTVAWAVGSVAGVPLGRLADRRGPRGTAVLLALATGLAVASFLVVRGFVPFVLAACAYATAQSGLAAARQALLAGLVSREERTGLLAHLQSTLNAGLAVGAGLGGLALHIGSRAAYLGVFALDAVSFLLCAAVLLRLPAVAPGHARVGAGRGSGRGGRGPGRGGRGSGRGDVPGVLRDRPYAVVALLNTVLLLRMPLLSLGIPLWIAERTEAPTWTVSALFVLNTAAVMLFQVRTALGVTDPVSATRAVRRSGFVMLASCAVFALSAGPSPWAAVGVLTAGAVLQVVAEMQQSAGSWQLSFDLAPADRTGEYQGFFGTGVTVARTLGPLVLTTLLVDWGTPGWLLLGGLTLAASCAMGPAVRWATAGRATVPPVRAGSPVPVNRP; from the coding sequence ATGAGGAACCGAACAGCAGGGGACGCGGCGGCGGCGCGGACTCCCGGGCGGACGAGCCGGCTGGTCCCGCCGACGGGACCGCGGCGGGTCCTGGCCCTGGCCCAATTGAGCAACTCCGTGGGGGACGGCGCCTTCTTCGTCACCTCCGCCCTCTACTTCACGCATGTCGTCGGACTCGCGCCCACGCGCGTGGGGCTCGGTCTCACGGTGGCGTGGGCGGTCGGCTCGGTGGCGGGCGTGCCTCTGGGCCGGCTCGCCGACCGGCGGGGGCCGCGCGGCACGGCGGTGCTACTGGCCCTGGCCACGGGTCTCGCCGTGGCGTCCTTCCTGGTCGTACGCGGCTTCGTGCCGTTCGTGCTGGCGGCGTGCGCGTACGCGACCGCCCAGTCGGGGCTCGCGGCCGCCCGGCAGGCACTGCTGGCCGGCCTGGTGTCCCGCGAGGAGCGCACGGGCCTGCTCGCGCACCTGCAGTCCACGCTCAACGCCGGGCTCGCGGTGGGGGCGGGCCTCGGCGGGCTCGCGCTGCACATCGGGTCCCGGGCCGCCTACCTCGGGGTGTTCGCGCTGGACGCGGTGAGCTTCCTGCTGTGCGCGGCGGTGCTGCTGCGGCTGCCCGCCGTCGCACCGGGGCACGCGCGCGTGGGGGCCGGTCGAGGGTCTGGGCGGGGCGGTCGGGGGCCTGGGCGGGGCGGTCGAGGGTCTGGGCGGGGCGACGTGCCCGGTGTGCTGCGCGATCGTCCCTACGCCGTCGTGGCGCTGCTCAACACCGTGCTGCTCCTGCGGATGCCGCTGCTGAGCCTCGGCATCCCGCTGTGGATCGCCGAGCGGACCGAGGCCCCGACGTGGACGGTCTCCGCCCTCTTCGTGCTCAACACGGCCGCGGTGATGCTCTTCCAGGTCCGCACGGCCCTCGGGGTGACGGACCCGGTGTCGGCCACGCGCGCGGTACGCCGTTCGGGGTTCGTGATGCTGGCCTCGTGCGCGGTGTTCGCCCTGTCGGCCGGGCCGTCGCCCTGGGCGGCGGTCGGCGTGCTGACGGCCGGCGCGGTGCTCCAGGTTGTCGCCGAGATGCAGCAGTCGGCGGGCTCCTGGCAGCTCTCCTTCGACCTCGCGCCCGCCGACCGCACGGGCGAGTACCAGGGCTTCTTCGGCACGGGTGTGACGGTGGCCCGGACACTCGGCCCGCTGGTGCTGACGACGCTGCTCGTGGACTGGGGGACACCCGGCTGGCTGCTCCTGGGCGGGCTGACACTGGCGGCCTCGTGCGCGATGGGTCCCGCGGTGCGGTGGGCGACGGCCGGCCGGGCCACCGTGCCCCCGGTCAGGGCCGGTTCGCCCGTACCGGTGAACCGGCCCTGA
- a CDS encoding triphosphoribosyl-dephospho-CoA synthase has product MSSREDETLARAAVAALVGQLALTPKPGLPDPRDLGARATGEDHCSLRWSARALEPGLAAMAAAARRTGSATPGLRAELGAIGRSTEHSVALAGGGHRGALWVLGLLVAAAALEPRAAGRDVTATAKRIAAHSDRRAPRRPSRGSSVSAKYGAAGARGEARAGFPHVRRALEALAAARTAGVPEPYARLDALLTVMSTLQDTELLYTAGPHGLRHVQAGARAVVEAGGTSTGAGRAALDAFDEDLHARAWSPRGSSGLLAGALFADSLPVLPVPPVRAGSPVRANRP; this is encoded by the coding sequence ATGAGCAGCCGTGAGGACGAGACGCTGGCGCGGGCCGCCGTGGCCGCGCTCGTCGGGCAGCTGGCGCTGACCCCCAAACCAGGTCTGCCCGACCCGCGCGATCTCGGTGCCCGCGCGACGGGCGAGGACCACTGCTCCCTGCGCTGGTCGGCCAGGGCGCTGGAACCGGGACTCGCGGCGATGGCGGCGGCCGCGCGCCGCACCGGCTCCGCGACGCCCGGACTCCGCGCGGAACTCGGGGCGATCGGACGCTCCACCGAGCACTCGGTGGCCCTGGCGGGCGGCGGGCACCGCGGGGCGCTGTGGGTGCTCGGCCTGCTGGTCGCGGCCGCCGCCCTGGAACCCCGGGCCGCCGGACGGGATGTGACCGCGACCGCCAAGCGCATCGCCGCCCACTCCGACCGGCGCGCGCCACGACGGCCCTCGCGCGGTTCGTCGGTCTCCGCGAAGTACGGAGCGGCCGGCGCCCGGGGCGAGGCGAGGGCCGGATTCCCGCACGTGCGCCGGGCCTTGGAGGCGCTGGCCGCGGCCCGCACCGCGGGTGTCCCCGAGCCGTACGCGCGCCTCGACGCCCTGCTGACCGTCATGTCGACCCTCCAGGACACGGAGCTGCTGTACACGGCAGGTCCGCACGGTCTGCGGCACGTCCAGGCGGGCGCCCGCGCGGTCGTCGAGGCGGGCGGCACGTCCACCGGGGCGGGCCGCGCGGCTCTGGACGCCTTCGACGAGGACCTCCACGCGCGCGCGTGGAGCCCTCGCGGAAGCAGCGGGCTGCTCGCGGGGGCCCTGTTCGCGGACTCGCTCCCGGTGCTTCCGGTGCCCCCGGTCAGGGCCGGTTCACCGGTACGGGCGAACCGGCCCTGA
- a CDS encoding ATP-binding protein, which translates to MSIWWSLHLRREAASVPLARRLLIGTMESAGVDPDISYDISVALSEACANAVEHGGDADPGEPAEAYRVTAYLDGDKCRIEVTDSGPGFPAGRNRAPIRPSRSDAEHGRGLCLIQELADHVHIGNSSVRGGAVVSFDKMLKWREGTPLMAF; encoded by the coding sequence ATGAGCATCTGGTGGTCCCTCCATCTCCGGCGTGAGGCGGCGAGTGTTCCGCTCGCCCGGCGCCTGCTGATCGGCACCATGGAGTCCGCGGGGGTGGACCCGGACATCTCCTACGACATCTCCGTCGCGCTCAGCGAAGCGTGCGCCAACGCCGTCGAACACGGCGGCGACGCGGATCCGGGTGAGCCCGCCGAGGCCTACCGGGTGACGGCCTATCTGGACGGCGACAAGTGCCGGATCGAGGTGACCGACTCGGGTCCGGGTTTTCCCGCGGGACGCAATCGTGCGCCCATCCGGCCCTCCCGCAGCGACGCGGAGCACGGCCGGGGTCTGTGTCTGATCCAGGAGCTCGCCGACCATGTCCACATCGGCAACAGTTCCGTCAGGGGCGGGGCCGTGGTCAGCTTCGACAAGATGCTCAAGTGGCGCGAGGGCACGCCGCTGATGGCCTTCTGA